The genomic stretch CGCTACCACGCGTTGTTCGGCTTCCCAATGAACTTACCGGTGGGCAAGAACACTACATCTTATTATCTGCGATAATTCATGAACATATTAGTGATTTATTTCCAGGCATGACTGCAACGGGTTGCTATCAATTCCGAGTCACTCGTAATGCAGATCTCACATTAGCGGCTGATGTCGATGACTTAGCCGTTGCCTTAAAAGATGAATTATCTTCACGGCGTTTTGGTCGCGCTGTACGTCTAGAAGTTGCCAAGAATACACCGGAAGCACTTAATCGTTATTTATTAGAGCAGTTTGATCTTGATCCAATTCATTTATACCCTGTCGCCGGGCCTGTAAATTTAGCACGGCTTTTGGCTAACTTTGATATTCCAGCATTACGATTCAAACCCTATCAGCCAGTTACTCCTAAAGCACTGCGCCAATCACATAAGATTTTTGATGTTTTATCCAAGCAGGATTTTTTACTTCATCATCCTTTTGATTCATTCGCACCAGTAATCAATCTACTGAAAGAAGCCGCAAAAGACCCTAACGTCTTGGCAATAAAGCAAACCCTCTATCGAAGTGGCCCAGACTCTGAGATTGTTCAAGTGCTTGCGGAAGCTGCACGTAATGGTAAAGAAGTCACCGCTATTATTGAACTTAGAGCGCGATTTGATGAAGAATCAAACATTATGGTCGCAAATATCTTGCAAGAAGCCGGTGCAGTTGTGGTTTACGGCATTGTTGGCTACAAAACCCATGCCAAAATGATTTTAGTTGTTAGACGTGAATCAGACCAACTCAAACGCTATGTGCATCTAGGGACTGGAAACTATCATGCAGGCAATGCCAAGATGTATACCGATTACGGTTTACTCACAACAGCGCCTGATATTTGTGAAGATGTACACAAAATTTTCCAAGAATTGACTGGCATGGGGCGTATGGCCAAATTAAAGAAACTATTTCATGCCCCATTTACCTTACACGCGCAACTCTTACACCTGATTGAACAAGAAATTGCTTTTGCCCAAGCTGGTAAGGCTGCGCGCATTATTATTAAAGTCAATGCACTGACTGAACCTCAGCTGATTGCCGCACTCTATAACGCATCTCAAGCAGGGGTAAAAATCGATTTAATTATTCGATCTGTTTGCTGTTTACGCCCACAAGTCAAAGACCTGTCAGAAAATATTCGTGTACGATCCATCGTAGGTCGCTTTTTAGAACACACTCGCGTTTATTATTTCCACAATGATGGTGACGTTAAACTTTATTGTGCCAGCGCAGACTGGATGGGGCGTAATTTATTTTCGCGCGTGGAAACCTGTTTCCCCATTGAAGACACAAAATTACGCAAACAGATAATTGAACATGGCTTGCTCAACTATCTGAAAGACAATGTTCGCGCTTGGGAATTAGATGAACATGAACAATGGCATCGTGTCAGCCCTAAAAACGAGCAAAAGGTATTTATTGCCCAACAACAGTTAATGGATCAACGCTATTTAACACCTATCGCCTGATTTTAAATGCGATCACCAGTAGTTTTGCTTATTTAGCGACAAGGCATGAATTCCAATAAAAACCCCCTGATATCAGGGGATTTTTTCCTATGCAAGCAACAAGCAACAAGCAACAAGCAACAAGCAACAAGCAACAAGCAACACCTTAAAACACCAACACATCGTGCAAATTAAAAAGCTTAGACTCTTTCGACAATAGGCGAATTAAGCACCAACAACGCCTGACTGCTGCAAGGCTTTAAGTTCCACCTCGGTACAAATTCCCTTTAAAATCTGTTCGGTATGCTCACCTAACTGTGGCGGTGCACGTCTATATTCAATCGGTGTTTCAGACATTTTTATCGGAGAAGCAACCATTTTAAAATTTTGCTGCAGTTGATGCGGCACAGCCACCAACATTTCACGGGCCTGAGTTTGTTCTTCAGCAAATGCCTCTTCAATGGAGTTCACCATCCCAACAGGAACTTTCGCAGCATGAATAAGTGCAATCCAGTGCTGCGCTGGCTGTGTTGAAAAGTGCTTGGCAAGCAATGCAACCAATATCTCACGATGTTTAACCCGATCTTGATTACGAACATAATTCAGATCTGTTGCTAGATCAGGCAAACCAATGGCCGAACACAAAGCCTTAAACTGCGTATCGTTACCACAAGCCAATATAAAGGCCTTATCTTGGGCATCAAAGGTCTGATAAGGGACAATATTTGGATGACGATTCCCCATTCGTTTAGGTGACTTCCCTGTGGTTAAATAGTTCATTCCCTGATTCGCCAATACCGCGAGTTGTACATCATATAAGGACATATCGATATATTGCCCACGTTCAGTATGCTGCCTTGCAATTAATGCCGCTTGAATTGCAATCGTAGCATATAGTCCGGTTTGAATATCCGTAACAGCCACACCGACTTTTTGCGGACCACCACCCAGTAAGCCGTCTTGTTCACCCGTAATACTCATCAAGCCAGATAAACCTTGAATCACAAAGTCATAACCTGGTTCTGCTGCACGTGGACCAGTTTGTCCAAACCCTGTAATTGAACAATAAATAATTTTAGGATTAATCTCGCTCAAACTTAAATAATCCAACCCATATTTTTTTAATGAACCCGCTTTATAATTTTCGATAACCACATCTGCGGTTTTAACCAACTCCTGAATCAGTTTTTGACCTTCTACGAGAGAAATATCAATTGCAACCGAATACTTATTCCGATTCGCACACTGATAGTAACCCGATTCACGTGTGGGATTTCCATCATTATCGAGCATCCAGGGTGGCCCCCACATACGGGTATCATCCCCCACGTTTGGTCGCTCGACTTTAATCACTTCAGCACCAAGATCCGCCAAGATCTGTCCACACCAAGGCCCTGCAAGTACGCGACTTAAATCTAAAACACGTATTCCTTGTAATGCACCCATTTCAACTTCCCCTTGTTTAAATGCCGAATTGTTTTTGTATTTTTTAGACAAAACTTATCTTTAGACGCCCATTTCTGAGCATCCAAGATAGATAAAATTGATTAGATTAGTTACAGAATGCGGCAATACCCGTTTGCGCACGACCCAAAATTAAGGCGTGTACATCATGTGTACCTTCATAGGTATTCACAACTTCCAGATTGACCAAATGACGTGCTATACCAAATTCATCACTGATTCCATTACCGCCTAGCATATCTCGGGCAACACGTGCGATATCTAATGCCTTACCACAGTTATTGCGCTTGATCAGAGAAGTGCCTTCAATGGAAGCCGTCCCATCATCCTTCATGCGACCAAAACGTAAAGCGACTTGTAAACCCAAAGCAATTTCAGTTTGCATATCTGCTAATTTCTTCTGAATCAACTGATTTGCAGCCAATGGGCGACCAAACTGCTTACGATCCATGGTGTACTGATGTGCGGTGTGCCAGCAGAATTCTGCCGCACCCATCGCCCCCCATGCAATGCCATAACGTGCACTGTTTAAACACGTAAATGGTCCTTTTAAACCACGCACTTCTGGAAAAGCATTTTCTTCTGGAACAAATACTGCATCCATAACAATTTCACCCGTAATCGAAGCACGCAAGCCAACTTTACCGTGAATTGTTGGTGCAGACAGCCCTTCCCAACCCTTTTCCAAGATAAAGCCACGAATATCACCGACATTACCTTGCTCTGAAACTTCTTTCGCCCAAACTACAAACACATCTGCAATCGGACTATTAGTAATCCACATTTTCGCACCACTGAGGCGATAGCCTCCTGGTACTTTCTTCGCACGGGTAATCATGCTGCCCGGATCCGAACCATGATCTGGCTCTGTTAAACCGAAACAACCGATATATTCACCACTTGCTAGCTTAGGAAGATACTTTTGTTTTTGTTCTTCAGTGCCAAATTCATTGATGGGTACCATGACCAACGAACTTTGCACACTTGCCATTGAACGATATCCCGAATCAACACGTTCAATTTCACGTGCAATCAAGCCATAGCTTACATAATTCAGTCCTGAACCACCGTATTGTTCGCCAATCGTTGGTCCTAATAAGCCAAGTTCGCCCATTTCACGAAAAATGCGTGGATCAGTTTGCTCATTACGAAATTGCTCTAAAACACGTGGCATCAACTTATCTTGACAGTACGCTTGTGCCGCATCACGAATCATGCGCTCTTCTTCAGTCAATTGCGCTTCGATTAAAAAAGGATCTTGCCAGTTAAATTTAGAAGATGATTTTGCTGTGTTGTTCATGAGGGAATGCATCCTTTGCTCTAGTCATGTTTATTTAAAGTTCATGCTAGTGATGCCAAACAGATTTGACAAACGATTAATTCGCATTGAGATATGCTATTTTCACATAGCTTGTTATTTCATTTTATGCTTTGATGGTGTAATTAGCGATGATTTAAATAATTTTCTAGATCAAACCTAGCTACACCCCGCGTAAATATTCATTTAACTAATGTCTACAAACTTTAATTTATAAGGCTTATTGGGGAACTTATGCGCAGAACTATTCCATCATTACAAGCGCTACTGTGCTTTGAATCTGCAGCCAAACATTGTAGTTATACTTATGCAGCACAGGAACTTTCTCTGAGCCAAAGTGCTGTATCTCGGCAAATCCAACAATTAGAAGAATTATTAAAACTGCCTTTATTTAATCGGACCCGCTATGGCGTTGAACTTACGCTGGCTGGCGATCAATACTATAAAAAAATTAAACCCTTACTTTCAGGAATAGAACAAAGCACCTTGGACTTGATCGCACACAAAGGCCATGGAGGCACCTTAAAACTCGGTGTTGTCCCCACCTTTGCCACGCGTTGGTTACTGCCTCGACTCAATGCTTTTAATGAAATTCATCCTGAAATTACCATTCACTTAGAAACCAGCACCAAACCTTTTCTGTTTAGCGAGCATATATTTGATGCTGCAATTTATACGGGTACTCATGCACAAATTGCAAATTGGCCAGGTGCTAAAATTCATTACCTTATGAAAGAGGACGTGGTACCGGTCTGTTCACCTAAATTAATTAAAAAATACTTTCCAGAATTGGTCGCAAAGTCCAAAGCGCAAAATCTGCGATTAAGCCCAGAACAAATTGCGTGCTTACCATTACTACAGCAAACGACGCGCCCTAAAATTTGGCAAGAATGGTTTGATAAGGCGGGTTTCACCCACCCTTCCCCAACAGATGGACAACGACATGAACTATTTTCAATGCTTGCTGTTGCAGCAACCCATCAGATGGGAATTACGCTAGTCCCTCAAAATTTATTAGAAAAAGAGCTGGCTTCAGGTGAGTTGGTGGTAGCCTCTGATCTAAGGCTTCTTGGCGCACGAGCCTATTATTTTGTCTATGCAGAACAACAAGAAAGCCCATTGATTACGAAGTTTGTAGAATGGTTAGCACAACAAGCCAATGCTTCAGAAAAAGCCAGCAATAACGACGCCCTACTTTGTGACTCTTAGCATGACATTAATTGTAACTTACGCCGTAGCTCACTCACGTGGGCTTAAACCGATATAACGCGACATCCCCAGCACCCCAAGATCCATTTTATAAATTAAATAGTCTGTGTAATTCGACTGCGTAATTTCATCAAAGATATTGAGTTGATCATCATTGGCATGGATTTCATCGATGCTTCTTGGCAAAGTTTGCTCAAATAAATCACTGACATATTCAAAGCTTAAATCCATTGCAATAAATAATGTGTGTGTACAAGGCTGTAAATATTGCTCTTGAGACCAATCAATGACCGCTGACTCACAATAAGGGCATGTTACATTTGCTTGATGATTTTTAACTTGAATGAATTGAAATGTCATAGTTTCGAGCACAAAATAAATGCCAGTTTAATGCGGTTTTCTCCAAATGAAAACGCATTGCAATAATCAGCTCCAATTTAGTCAATAAGGATATTATGTCTACTATAGAAATTGCCATTGCACTCGCTGCAAAAAAACATGCTGGACAAATAGATAAAGCCAAACATCCTTATATATTTCACCCACTTAGAATCATGTTTAAAATGAAAAGCCCTGAACAACAAATTGTTGCAGTGCTTCATGATATTTTAGAAGATACCGATACCACTGTCGTTGACTTAATTTCACTGGGCTTCAACCAAGATATTATTGATGCAATTTTAGCCTTAACCAAAAAAAAGAATGAATCACGGATAGAAGCCGCCTATCGTGCGGTCAAAAATCCGTTGGCACGCATTGTCAAACTAGCAGATGTAACGGATAACATGGACTTATCTCGAATTACCCAGCCTAGTACTAAAGACCTATTGCGCTTAAAAGAATACAAACACGTCTATCAGATTTTAACCACTGAATGAGTTTGACCATTTTTTCCATCCACGATGGTGCTGAAAATTCTTCCAGCACGTTTACCACACTCTTTTGACGGCACTATTTTACTAAAAAGTTATAGGATTTATGTTTCTAGCATTTGACATGCTGCAACCATTTCCTTAAAAATCACTTATTGTTGCAATTTTGGAATGTTCTATGCTACCGGATTTAGATGATTTTTATTGTTTTGCATTGGTGGTTGAACACGGAGGCTTTAGTGCTGCTGAACGCGCAACCGATATCCCTAAATCCAAATTAAGCCGTCGTGTCTATCAATTGGAAGAAAACTTGGGAGTTCGTCTAATTCAACGCAGCTCACGTCATTTTGCAGTCACAGATGTGGGCATGAATATTTATCAACATGCACAAGTAATGGTAAATGCAGCACAAGCTGCCCATGATTTAGTCGATCATCTCAGTGTACAACCACGTGGCGTCATTAAAGTTAGCCTACCTGTGACCATCGCCCAACATGAAATGGCACAAATTCTACCTGCGTTCTTGAAAAACTATCCTGAAATTAAAGTTCAATTTTTTGTAAGCAATCGTCGAATTGATGTCATCAATGAAGGGATCGATGTGGCTTTGAGAGTGCGCTCCAATCTAGATGATGATCCCAATTTGGTCATACGCCAATTTCAGCACATTGAACAACATTTATTTGCAACCCAAGCCTACCTCAATGAATTTGGGATGCTAAAAAGCCCAGAAGACTTAAACAAACATCGTATTTTAAGCATGTCCCAAGATCATTTAGATCAACAAATGCTGTTACATAATGCAGATAACCAACAGATCAAAGTAAAAGTAAATCCCACCATTATGGCTTCAGATCTCAGTATGCTCGCGCAATTGGTTAGCCAAAATTGTGGGATTGCGTTGCTTCCTGACACCATTGCCAGTGAGTTAATTCGTACAGGCCGCATTGTCCGGGTATTGCCTGAATGGAAAGCCCCACATGGTATTTTCCATGCAGTTTATCCCTCTCGTCGTGGTTTATTGCCCGCAGTCCGTGTTTTTATTGATTATTTGGTTGAATGTTTTGCAACAAATTCAACCTCGACCACACCGCAATAATAGCTTCGAGCATTCTAAGCCAATTTTTGATACCATCCTCTCTTAGTTTTTTTGCACTGTATTCCCTATGACTTTAGCGCCCTATCAACAGCAGTTACAAACGAAAATTGACCGAGTAAACACCCAATTCAGTCAATTTTCTCCACCAGAACTTGACGTTTACGCCTCGCAAGAACACAATTTTCGCATGCGTGCAGAGTTTAGAATCTGGCGCGAACAAGACGACATGTTCTATGCCATGTTTGAGCGCTCAGCCGAAGATCAAAGCAAAGTTGTGGTACGCATTGATCAATTCCCAATTGCCGATCAAAGCATTAACACTCTGATGCCAATTTTATTGGCGGCATTAAAAAAAGATCCGGTATTAAATCAACGTTTATTTGAGGTGCATTTTCTCTGTAGCTTAAAAGGTGAAATGTTGGTTTCTTTAATTTACCATCGTAAACTCGAAGCTGACTGGGAAAGCGCTGCGCAAGAACTCGCAACAACACTCGGCTTTAAATTGGTGGGTCGCAGCCGTAAACAAAAATTTGTATTTAGTGATGAGTTTATCTTGGAAGAGCTTCAAGTACTTAATCGCACTTATTTATACAAACAGTTTGAAAATAGTTTCACTCAGCCAAATGCACGAGTCGCTGAGAAAATGTTGAGCTGGGCATGCCAAGCAACTGGTGATAACAATCAAGACCTGCTTGAACTCTACTGCGGCAATGGTAACTTTACTTTACCCCTCTCACAGCATTTTAACCGTGTACTCGCCACTGAACTGGCAAAATCCTCCGTTTATGCAGCGCAATGGAATATTGAACAAAATAAAATTGATAATATTCAAATCGCTCGATTATCAGCTGAAGACTTCACCCAAGCCTATCATGGCGAACGCCAATTCCGTCGCCTGCAAGAAGCCGAAATTGACATTCAAAGCTATAATTTCGATACCGTTTTTGTCGATCCACCACGTGCAGGCATTGATGATGAAACGCTTAAATTGCTGCAACTTTTCCCACGTATTATTTATATTTCATGTAATCCTGATACTTTATATGAAAATCTTAAATGTCTCACTCAAACGCATCGTATCACCAAGTTTGCACTGTTTGACCAATTTCCATATACCCATCACGTTGAATGTGGCGTTTTACTCGAAAAAATCTAAACAACAGGCTTAGACTTTAATTCATACAAATAAAGCAGCTATTTTGCCGAACAAGCAAAAGATTAGCTGCTTTATGTTGTAGGTATCTCCATTTTTATTTCATTATTCCGTTCAATTTTGGTGTTATGATCGAAAAATTTTATCCATTAAAAAGAGCAACCTGGCTTAAGGTGCTTGTATTTTATTTTATATTGGTTATATTTCGAACTATGTTAAGTTCTAGAAGAAGGCTCTATGAGTTTTTGGAAAAATCTGCTGATCTCTGATCCGCAGGACAACGAGCATAAAAATCAAATTGCTTGTGTTGAAAATGACTGTTCATGTAAATCGAACGACCAACTTCTTTCAGCGTTAATGAAAGAAACGGATGAAGAAATCATCGCTGGAATTAAAAATGTACTGATCTCTCGTGGCTATAGCCGTAAAGAACTCTGTGCATTGATGCCAACTCAAATCCGAGTCTAATCAATTCCCCCTTTGAAAATGGCACTTAAAGATTAAGTGCCATTTCTATTTCAGGCTTTCAATCATTTAAATTCAATAAAACAATTTTAAAGCAGCCTCGCCTTTGCCATTTTTCTAAATTTAACGTTCAACTGCTAAAAGATGAATTAAATTCAATTAAATACACAGTTATTTAATCTAATATTCCTTGGCCTTCATTATCTGAAATATTAGGCTTGTTATGGCTCAGGCATATAAACACTTTAGTTTATCAGTCTTTCAATTCATTTATGCAGCAGCACAAAGTACATATTTCATACAGAAACTTATTATTTTCTGAGTTTTTTTAAGAAAAAGCCCCTGATTGAAATAATTTCATGCAATTTACTCAGGTTAAGCTAGTCCTAAGGCTGAAGTCGATGTAACATATCGCGTCTTTATGAATAAACTTTGATAGGATTTTCATGCGCGAGTATGCCGTTTTTACTTCGGAATCTGTAAGCGAAGGCCATCCTGATAAAATGGCCGATCAAATCAGTGACGCAATCTTGGATGTCATCTTAAAAGAAGATCCATATGCTCGAGTGGCTTGTGAAACTTTGGTAAAAACTGGTGCAGTTGTACTTGCCGGTGAAATCACATCGACTGCGAATATTGACTTTGAAGCTGTTGTTCGAAAAACCGTAAATGGTATCGGTTATCACCACACTGACCTAGGCTTTGATGGTTCGACTTGTGCCGTCATAAATATGATTGGTAAACAATCTCCAGAGATTGCTCAAGGCGTTGATCGTCAAAAACCTGAAGATCAGGGTGCAGGTGACCAAGGTCTGATGTTTGGTTATGCCAGTCGTGAAACGGACGTGTTAATGCCAGCCCCGATTTCCTATGCACATCGCTTAATGGAAAAACAAGCTGAATTACGCCGTAATGGCCGTTTACCGTGGTTACGTCCTGATGCCAAGAGCCAAGTAACCTTCGCTTATGAAAATGGTAAACCAGTGCGTTTAGATGCGGTGGTACTTTCAACGCAACATGATCCTGACATTAGCCAAGTTGCGCTAAAAGAAGCCATCATCGAAGAAATTATCAAACCGATTATTCCAGCAGAAATGTTCCATGCTGGCACTAAATTCCATATCAATCCAACAGGT from Acinetobacter pullicarnis encodes the following:
- the ppk1 gene encoding polyphosphate kinase 1 translates to MAQIMSSNLNNVQHSSHTYINRELSLLEFHKRVLAQANDANHPLLERLNFLIIFSRNLDEFFEIRVAGLIKQLDFNLLTTAPDGIPNEVLVQQISVLAHEAVELQYQILNYTLLPQLQNHGVHFIQHNDILEKHKEWIKNYFFKQVQPVITPISLDPAHPFPRLGNKSLNFIVTLAGKDAFGRQIELAIVPAPRSLPRVVRLPNELTGGQEHYILLSAIIHEHISDLFPGMTATGCYQFRVTRNADLTLAADVDDLAVALKDELSSRRFGRAVRLEVAKNTPEALNRYLLEQFDLDPIHLYPVAGPVNLARLLANFDIPALRFKPYQPVTPKALRQSHKIFDVLSKQDFLLHHPFDSFAPVINLLKEAAKDPNVLAIKQTLYRSGPDSEIVQVLAEAARNGKEVTAIIELRARFDEESNIMVANILQEAGAVVVYGIVGYKTHAKMILVVRRESDQLKRYVHLGTGNYHAGNAKMYTDYGLLTTAPDICEDVHKIFQELTGMGRMAKLKKLFHAPFTLHAQLLHLIEQEIAFAQAGKAARIIIKVNALTEPQLIAALYNASQAGVKIDLIIRSVCCLRPQVKDLSENIRVRSIVGRFLEHTRVYYFHNDGDVKLYCASADWMGRNLFSRVETCFPIEDTKLRKQIIEHGLLNYLKDNVRAWELDEHEQWHRVSPKNEQKVFIAQQQLMDQRYLTPIA
- a CDS encoding CaiB/BaiF CoA transferase family protein — encoded protein: MGALQGIRVLDLSRVLAGPWCGQILADLGAEVIKVERPNVGDDTRMWGPPWMLDNDGNPTRESGYYQCANRNKYSVAIDISLVEGQKLIQELVKTADVVIENYKAGSLKKYGLDYLSLSEINPKIIYCSITGFGQTGPRAAEPGYDFVIQGLSGLMSITGEQDGLLGGGPQKVGVAVTDIQTGLYATIAIQAALIARQHTERGQYIDMSLYDVQLAVLANQGMNYLTTGKSPKRMGNRHPNIVPYQTFDAQDKAFILACGNDTQFKALCSAIGLPDLATDLNYVRNQDRVKHREILVALLAKHFSTQPAQHWIALIHAAKVPVGMVNSIEEAFAEEQTQAREMLVAVPHQLQQNFKMVASPIKMSETPIEYRRAPPQLGEHTEQILKGICTEVELKALQQSGVVGA
- a CDS encoding acyl-CoA dehydrogenase, with protein sequence MNNTAKSSSKFNWQDPFLIEAQLTEEERMIRDAAQAYCQDKLMPRVLEQFRNEQTDPRIFREMGELGLLGPTIGEQYGGSGLNYVSYGLIAREIERVDSGYRSMASVQSSLVMVPINEFGTEEQKQKYLPKLASGEYIGCFGLTEPDHGSDPGSMITRAKKVPGGYRLSGAKMWITNSPIADVFVVWAKEVSEQGNVGDIRGFILEKGWEGLSAPTIHGKVGLRASITGEIVMDAVFVPEENAFPEVRGLKGPFTCLNSARYGIAWGAMGAAEFCWHTAHQYTMDRKQFGRPLAANQLIQKKLADMQTEIALGLQVALRFGRMKDDGTASIEGTSLIKRNNCGKALDIARVARDMLGGNGISDEFGIARHLVNLEVVNTYEGTHDVHALILGRAQTGIAAFCN
- a CDS encoding LysR substrate-binding domain-containing protein, yielding MRRTIPSLQALLCFESAAKHCSYTYAAQELSLSQSAVSRQIQQLEELLKLPLFNRTRYGVELTLAGDQYYKKIKPLLSGIEQSTLDLIAHKGHGGTLKLGVVPTFATRWLLPRLNAFNEIHPEITIHLETSTKPFLFSEHIFDAAIYTGTHAQIANWPGAKIHYLMKEDVVPVCSPKLIKKYFPELVAKSKAQNLRLSPEQIACLPLLQQTTRPKIWQEWFDKAGFTHPSPTDGQRHELFSMLAVAATHQMGITLVPQNLLEKELASGELVVASDLRLLGARAYYFVYAEQQESPLITKFVEWLAQQANASEKASNNDALLCDS
- a CDS encoding HD domain-containing protein: MSTIEIAIALAAKKHAGQIDKAKHPYIFHPLRIMFKMKSPEQQIVAVLHDILEDTDTTVVDLISLGFNQDIIDAILALTKKKNESRIEAAYRAVKNPLARIVKLADVTDNMDLSRITQPSTKDLLRLKEYKHVYQILTTE
- a CDS encoding LysR family transcriptional regulator; its protein translation is MLPDLDDFYCFALVVEHGGFSAAERATDIPKSKLSRRVYQLEENLGVRLIQRSSRHFAVTDVGMNIYQHAQVMVNAAQAAHDLVDHLSVQPRGVIKVSLPVTIAQHEMAQILPAFLKNYPEIKVQFFVSNRRIDVINEGIDVALRVRSNLDDDPNLVIRQFQHIEQHLFATQAYLNEFGMLKSPEDLNKHRILSMSQDHLDQQMLLHNADNQQIKVKVNPTIMASDLSMLAQLVSQNCGIALLPDTIASELIRTGRIVRVLPEWKAPHGIFHAVYPSRRGLLPAVRVFIDYLVECFATNSTSTTPQ
- the trmA gene encoding tRNA (uridine(54)-C5)-methyltransferase TrmA gives rise to the protein MTLAPYQQQLQTKIDRVNTQFSQFSPPELDVYASQEHNFRMRAEFRIWREQDDMFYAMFERSAEDQSKVVVRIDQFPIADQSINTLMPILLAALKKDPVLNQRLFEVHFLCSLKGEMLVSLIYHRKLEADWESAAQELATTLGFKLVGRSRKQKFVFSDEFILEELQVLNRTYLYKQFENSFTQPNARVAEKMLSWACQATGDNNQDLLELYCGNGNFTLPLSQHFNRVLATELAKSSVYAAQWNIEQNKIDNIQIARLSAEDFTQAYHGERQFRRLQEAEIDIQSYNFDTVFVDPPRAGIDDETLKLLQLFPRIIYISCNPDTLYENLKCLTQTHRITKFALFDQFPYTHHVECGVLLEKI
- the metK gene encoding methionine adenosyltransferase — encoded protein: MREYAVFTSESVSEGHPDKMADQISDAILDVILKEDPYARVACETLVKTGAVVLAGEITSTANIDFEAVVRKTVNGIGYHHTDLGFDGSTCAVINMIGKQSPEIAQGVDRQKPEDQGAGDQGLMFGYASRETDVLMPAPISYAHRLMEKQAELRRNGRLPWLRPDAKSQVTFAYENGKPVRLDAVVLSTQHDPDISQVALKEAIIEEIIKPIIPAEMFHAGTKFHINPTGIFVIGGPVGDCGLTGRKIIVDTYGGMARHGGGAFSGKDPSKVDRSAAYAGRYVAKNIVAAGLADKCEIQISYAIGVAEPTSISINTFNTGKVSDELIIQLVREHFDLRPYGITHMLNLLQPMYQQTAAYGHFGREGNDHAFTWEKTDKVDALKASANL